From one Formosa sediminum genomic stretch:
- a CDS encoding sensor histidine kinase, producing MLTPHFILKQLGRLGLHILFWCGVLLFYTYFFGSGSSDMSYVLSFSLFLMPITIATTYVFIYKLIPDYLMLKKYALFGLYSLYTFIISAYLIVLSIFYGLIYLSHFEYNNMAPVSQNLLFVMIGVYLVTTVVSAFKLLKLNLKQVENTSKLEHKILETQLKLKEQELQHLKMQIHPHFLFNTLNTMYGFSLKKADETPEMILKLSNLLDYLLYQIDKPFVLLTDEINHLQDYIALESLRFNKTLNINFNIENISATTKIAPMLFLPFIENSFKHGVLKQGVLDIKIDLSFKEHMIYFYIENTSAPTSAPQSGIGLENIKKRLDMLYNNAYSLSILNTYGTFKVRLTLKTEDAFANQ from the coding sequence ATGTTAACACCACATTTTATATTAAAACAGTTAGGCCGTCTGGGTTTACACATCTTATTTTGGTGTGGTGTCTTATTGTTTTACACCTACTTTTTTGGCTCGGGAAGTAGCGATATGAGTTATGTGCTTTCCTTCTCGCTGTTCTTAATGCCCATTACCATAGCAACCACATACGTATTTATTTACAAACTGATTCCGGATTATTTGATGCTGAAAAAGTATGCTCTTTTCGGATTGTATAGTCTATATACTTTTATTATTTCGGCTTACCTTATTGTACTTTCTATCTTTTACGGCTTAATTTATTTATCGCATTTCGAATATAACAACATGGCGCCTGTTAGTCAGAATTTATTATTTGTTATGATTGGTGTCTACTTAGTAACCACTGTAGTAAGTGCTTTTAAATTATTAAAGTTGAATTTAAAACAGGTTGAAAACACCAGTAAATTAGAGCACAAAATTCTTGAAACCCAACTAAAACTGAAAGAACAAGAATTGCAGCATCTAAAAATGCAAATTCATCCGCACTTTTTGTTTAACACCTTAAATACCATGTATGGGTTTTCGTTAAAAAAGGCTGATGAAACACCTGAAATGATATTAAAACTCTCAAATTTATTAGATTATTTACTCTACCAAATCGATAAACCTTTTGTGTTATTAACCGATGAAATTAATCACCTTCAAGATTATATTGCTTTAGAATCGCTTCGATTCAACAAAACCTTGAATATAAATTTTAATATTGAAAACATCTCCGCAACTACAAAAATTGCTCCCATGCTTTTTCTTCCTTTTATAGAAAACAGCTTTAAACACGGGGTTTTAAAACAAGGTGTATTGGATATTAAAATTGATTTATCGTTTAAAGAGCACATGATTTATTTTTATATTGAAAATACAAGTGCACCAACTTCTGCACCCCAATCTGGTATTGGACTAGAAAACATAAAAAAACGATTAGATATGCTTTACAACAATGCCTATTCACTTTCAATATTAAATACTTATGGCACATTTAAAGTCCGTTTAACATTAAAAACAGAAGACGCTTTTGCAAACCAATAG
- a CDS encoding threonine/serine exporter family protein gives MTDILLKLVEVSIWSGIAAVGFGILFNIPKTTIVTVFVLGFFAGIIKFSLINFGVSIILATFLGVLFIGCIGMPIAHKIHHPPVVFCIPPCIPMIPGYFAYETILAIMKFLILADDPSKKATLITAMVSNGFTMVFILISIAIGISLPLLLLRKNTVKKIEN, from the coding sequence ATGACAGATATACTTTTAAAACTCGTTGAAGTTTCTATATGGTCTGGAATTGCTGCTGTAGGATTTGGAATCCTATTTAATATTCCTAAAACAACTATAGTTACGGTGTTCGTGTTAGGCTTTTTTGCTGGAATTATTAAGTTCTCCTTAATTAATTTTGGAGTCAGTATTATACTCGCTACATTTTTAGGCGTACTCTTTATTGGTTGTATAGGAATGCCTATTGCACACAAAATTCATCATCCGCCAGTTGTTTTTTGTATTCCACCTTGCATCCCGATGATTCCTGGATACTTCGCTTATGAAACCATTCTAGCTATTATGAAGTTTTTAATTCTAGCAGACGACCCTTCTAAAAAAGCAACATTAATTACAGCTATGGTTTCTAACGGGTTTACAATGGTTTTTATATTAATATCTATTGCCATTGGGATATCCTTACCATTGCTCCTCTTAAGAAAAAATACGGTTAAGAAAATTGAAAATTAA
- a CDS encoding S1/P1 nuclease, which translates to MKLKFVLLFCFSLFLIQPTQAFIIPSPAWGSTGHRTVGKIADTYLKGSTKRAIKKLLNRHTLAFVSTYGDEIKSDDRYRKFSSWHYVNMEANQSYEESEKALQGDAVTGAEYCVKVLKDKNASDDDKAFYLKLLIHIIGDIHQPMHAGLAEDKGGNDIKVKWMGKDTNLHRVWDSDMLNGFDMSYTELAINADALSKEQIKLIETGTITDWVNETHTLANAIYKDVKTGDNLGYEYAYRNLSIARSQIQKGGIRLAKLLNDIF; encoded by the coding sequence ATGAAACTAAAATTTGTATTACTATTTTGTTTTAGTCTGTTTTTAATCCAACCTACACAAGCTTTCATAATACCTTCTCCAGCATGGGGATCTACAGGACATCGTACCGTTGGAAAAATTGCAGACACCTATTTAAAAGGAAGTACTAAACGTGCTATTAAAAAATTATTAAACAGGCATACTTTGGCATTTGTATCTACTTACGGCGATGAAATTAAATCTGATGACCGTTATAGAAAATTTAGCTCTTGGCACTATGTTAATATGGAAGCAAATCAATCTTATGAAGAATCTGAAAAAGCCCTACAAGGAGATGCTGTAACTGGAGCAGAATATTGCGTAAAAGTATTAAAAGATAAAAATGCTAGTGATGATGATAAGGCTTTTTACCTAAAACTACTTATCCATATTATAGGAGATATTCACCAACCTATGCATGCTGGATTGGCAGAAGATAAAGGAGGTAACGATATTAAAGTTAAATGGATGGGCAAAGACACCAACTTACATCGTGTTTGGGATAGCGACATGCTTAACGGTTTTGACATGAGTTACACAGAATTGGCTATAAATGCCGACGCTCTATCTAAAGAACAAATTAAGTTAATAGAAACAGGTACAATTACAGACTGGGTTAATGAAACACATACATTAGCTAATGCCATTTATAAAGACGTTAAGACTGGAGACAATTTAGGTTATGAATACGCATATCGTAATCTTAGTATTGCACGTTCACAAATTCAAAAAGGAGGTATACGATTAGCAAAATTGTTAAACGACATTTTCTAA
- a CDS encoding 6-phosphogluconate dehydrogenase: MKKTLFLVLLGLAIIASAYMAFIYYVPYSTGTRAGELIKISQKGVLFKTWEGEISQGISGAQIFSFSVLDDDKEVIEKLNDLQGQYVKLKYTERYRTFFIWGDSKHFVTEVVPEKSPHIDKR, translated from the coding sequence ATGAAAAAAACTCTATTTTTAGTCTTATTAGGATTAGCTATTATCGCCTCTGCTTATATGGCTTTTATATATTACGTTCCTTACAGTACAGGTACACGTGCAGGCGAACTTATAAAAATTAGCCAAAAAGGGGTCTTGTTTAAAACTTGGGAAGGAGAAATTAGTCAGGGTATTAGTGGCGCACAAATTTTTTCTTTTTCTGTACTTGATGACGACAAAGAAGTTATTGAGAAATTAAATGATTTACAAGGGCAATATGTAAAACTAAAATACACAGAACGTTACAGAACGTTTTTTATCTGGGGAGATAGTAAGCATTTTGTTACTGAAGTCGTGCCTGAAAAATCACCTCATATTGATAAACGCTAG
- a CDS encoding LytR/AlgR family response regulator transcription factor, which translates to MQTNRTISCLIVDDEVIAREVIASHLSKINNITVVASCSNAIEAFNQISNHTIDLVFLDINMPEISGISFAKSINPNIKIIFTTAYRDYAVEGFELQAVDYLLKPIAFERLLKAVNNYFEVYTEPQHKSTPTADFSDFMFVRADRKMIKIDFDAIVYIESYSDYLKIHLQDSTIVTRETISAIEVKLPAKQFLRIHRSYIISVKNITSFTNEHVTIFNQALPISRSYKKDVLELLERY; encoded by the coding sequence TTGCAAACCAATAGAACCATATCGTGCCTAATAGTAGATGACGAAGTTATAGCTAGAGAAGTGATTGCATCGCACCTATCTAAAATAAACAACATTACAGTAGTTGCGAGTTGTAGCAATGCTATTGAAGCCTTTAACCAAATAAGTAATCATACCATTGACTTGGTCTTTTTAGATATAAACATGCCAGAAATCTCCGGAATTTCGTTTGCTAAATCCATTAACCCTAATATTAAAATAATTTTCACCACAGCTTATCGCGATTATGCTGTTGAAGGCTTCGAGCTTCAGGCCGTAGATTATTTATTAAAACCTATCGCTTTTGAACGTTTATTAAAGGCTGTAAATAATTATTTTGAAGTCTATACCGAACCTCAACATAAAAGCACACCAACCGCAGATTTTTCAGACTTTATGTTTGTGCGTGCAGACCGCAAAATGATAAAAATAGATTTTGATGCTATTGTTTATATAGAAAGCTATAGCGATTATCTAAAAATTCATTTACAAGATTCCACTATCGTGACTCGCGAAACCATTAGTGCTATTGAGGTAAAACTGCCGGCAAAACAGTTTTTAAGAATACACCGTTCGTATATCATTTCAGTAAAAAATATTACCTCGTTTACTAACGAACATGTTACCATTTTTAACCAAGCACTACCTATTAGCCGAAGTTATAAAAAGGACGTTTTAGAACTTTTAGAGCGGTATTAA
- a CDS encoding MotA/TolQ/ExbB proton channel family protein translates to MMQQQGFFTQLANRFSEGGVLFMSLILVCLLLSFFFLIRGFYLANKNEVKSRKMIGLVSDSSLLGLVIGFLGSIIGLITAFDAIEGMNSISSSMLAAGLKVSFLTTLFGTFVFVISRIGILIYKWMYKF, encoded by the coding sequence ATGATGCAACAACAAGGTTTTTTTACGCAATTAGCCAATCGTTTTAGTGAAGGTGGCGTTTTATTTATGTCGCTAATTTTAGTCTGTTTATTATTGTCTTTTTTCTTTTTGATACGTGGATTTTATCTGGCGAATAAAAATGAAGTGAAATCTAGAAAAATGATAGGTCTTGTAAGCGACTCTAGTTTATTAGGTTTAGTTATTGGTTTTCTAGGCTCTATTATTGGATTAATAACTGCTTTTGACGCTATTGAAGGCATGAATTCTATTTCGTCTAGTATGTTAGCAGCGGGACTAAAAGTCTCATTTTTAACGACACTTTTCGGCACTTTTGTCTTTGTAATTTCTCGAATTGGAATCCTAATTTATAAGTGGATGTATAAATTTTAG
- a CDS encoding FUSC family protein, which produces MVKDYLKSIELFFKGSNFYRGLLLTCSILIPLILFYLIGIFAYAPSVAIGVFLNAPSDIPGSLRRKINGILLSVIITTCTTCIILFAKPFLPILILLLTVITLFISLISAYGFRGSLIAFSGLLAIVIALGVKKDTATDILIHSVLIACGGLWYLLFSLFSHWIIPKKDEDQVISQTLLLTGKYLKVRAKLITKKSKRIALQNELFSLQTQISEKHETLREMLLTERKRSGRSHFDEKRLLIFISLVDIFELALANNLDYTKINTHFSERKQHLKPFKNFNFVMGNHLITLSELVIKGGRIPTKNKLLKALNKASKGIKHYVDDVQLPKAREGAMMLHNLYDYQKKLLYEIRAIRRVMANVNNASHLKLKDTEAAQFITSQEYSPTIFFENISLKSPIFRHTLRLTISILVAFLLGQFFEIRNAYWIILTIIVIMRPNYGLTKERTKNRILGTLIGALFAIVIIMLTTNPIIYAILAAISLMFGFALIQQNYRVGATFITTYIIFVYALLDPNAMTVVKFRVIDTLIGALISFCATYFLWPNWEYKNLDDVIESVIKNNTIYLVATKNLYHSKNTDNINYKVPRKEAFLAVANLNAAFQRMTQDPKSKQIELDLIYNIVTLNHTFLAAIASLGSFIQNHDTRDASKQFDMFINHIKTNLDYTLALLTKQTPQPLTNNTNISEAEDILLYNFQKLSKKRNKEIEAGKTVIDKALLNDLQEAYLVYNQLLWLKGLSENLKKSTEKYVKIFNHI; this is translated from the coding sequence ATGGTTAAAGACTATTTAAAATCAATCGAATTATTCTTTAAGGGATCTAATTTTTACAGAGGTCTTCTTTTAACATGCTCTATTTTAATACCCTTAATTTTATTTTACTTAATAGGTATTTTTGCATATGCTCCTTCTGTTGCCATAGGTGTATTTTTAAATGCTCCGAGCGATATACCTGGTAGTTTAAGACGCAAAATAAATGGCATCTTACTTAGTGTAATAATTACAACATGTACAACCTGCATTATACTTTTTGCTAAGCCTTTTTTACCAATTTTAATACTATTACTTACAGTAATAACTCTATTTATTTCATTAATTTCTGCTTATGGTTTTAGAGGTTCTTTAATAGCATTTTCCGGACTATTAGCAATTGTTATTGCTTTAGGTGTTAAAAAGGACACCGCAACAGATATACTTATACATTCCGTATTAATAGCCTGTGGCGGATTATGGTACTTATTATTCTCTTTATTTTCTCATTGGATTATTCCCAAAAAAGATGAAGATCAAGTCATCTCTCAAACCTTACTTTTAACAGGTAAATATTTAAAAGTTAGAGCAAAACTTATTACCAAGAAATCAAAACGAATAGCGCTTCAAAACGAATTGTTTTCGCTTCAAACACAAATTAGTGAAAAACATGAAACCTTAAGAGAAATGCTGCTTACAGAACGTAAGCGTTCCGGACGTTCTCATTTTGATGAAAAACGCTTATTAATATTTATTTCTTTAGTAGATATTTTTGAGTTAGCACTAGCAAACAATCTAGATTACACTAAAATTAATACACACTTTAGCGAACGTAAACAACACTTAAAACCTTTTAAGAATTTTAATTTTGTTATGGGTAACCATCTTATCACGCTTTCTGAATTGGTGATTAAGGGCGGAAGAATCCCTACAAAAAACAAATTATTAAAAGCGTTAAATAAAGCATCTAAAGGCATTAAACATTATGTAGATGATGTGCAACTTCCTAAAGCTCGAGAAGGTGCAATGATGTTGCATAATTTATATGATTATCAGAAAAAATTATTATACGAAATCCGCGCAATTAGACGGGTTATGGCCAATGTAAATAATGCTTCACATTTAAAATTAAAAGATACAGAAGCGGCTCAATTTATTACGTCTCAGGAATATTCTCCTACAATATTTTTTGAAAATATTAGTTTAAAATCGCCTATTTTTAGACACACATTACGTTTAACCATATCTATTCTTGTCGCGTTTTTACTTGGGCAATTTTTTGAAATTAGAAATGCATATTGGATTATTTTAACAATAATAGTGATTATGCGTCCAAATTATGGTCTAACTAAAGAACGTACAAAAAACAGGATTTTAGGGACTTTAATTGGAGCGTTGTTTGCTATTGTAATTATTATGCTCACTACCAATCCTATTATTTATGCCATTTTAGCAGCTATATCTTTAATGTTTGGATTTGCTTTAATTCAGCAAAATTATAGAGTTGGAGCAACTTTTATTACCACCTATATAATATTTGTGTACGCTTTATTGGATCCCAATGCCATGACAGTAGTAAAATTTAGAGTTATAGATACACTTATTGGTGCTTTAATTTCGTTTTGTGCAACTTATTTTTTATGGCCTAATTGGGAGTATAAAAACTTAGATGATGTCATTGAATCTGTAATAAAGAATAACACCATTTATTTAGTCGCTACAAAAAACTTATATCACAGTAAAAACACAGATAATATAAATTATAAGGTTCCACGAAAGGAAGCTTTTTTAGCTGTTGCAAACTTAAATGCAGCTTTTCAACGAATGACACAAGATCCAAAATCTAAACAAATAGAATTAGATTTAATTTATAATATTGTAACCCTAAACCATACATTTTTAGCTGCAATTGCATCTTTGGGCAGTTTTATTCAAAATCATGATACACGAGATGCTTCCAAACAATTCGATATGTTTATAAACCATATTAAAACAAATTTAGACTATACACTGGCCTTACTTACTAAGCAAACACCACAACCTTTAACCAACAATACCAATATCTCTGAAGCAGAAGATATCTTACTTTATAATTTCCAGAAGCTCTCAAAAAAACGCAATAAAGAAATTGAAGCTGGCAAAACCGTAATAGATAAAGCCTTACTAAACGATTTACAAGAAGCTTATTTAGTTTACAACCAACTGCTTTGGTTAAAAGGACTATCGGAAAACTTGAAGAAATCGACCGAAAAATATGTCAAAATTTTTAATCACATTTAA
- a CDS encoding threonine/serine exporter family protein has product MDSSKQIIQTTNLLLDIASLLMVSGANTIRVNLNIKRFADSLGYNASFFISQKSLIMTLYREDSSDSCTRVKNIPGLALNFSIISAISKVSWKALQHNWTLEQIATEIEHIKHVKRYPRLLVLLAVSLAGAGFCNIFKGDYLNMLVSFVSTFTGLTVLQWTHKKNYNVYLRIFIGSFIASSIAAIGVKLDIGAKPATALATSVLYLVPGVPLINSFTDFLDNNIINGLVRFTTGSMMVLAIALGLFISMLIFNLN; this is encoded by the coding sequence ATGGATTCTTCTAAGCAAATAATACAAACTACCAATCTCCTTTTAGACATCGCATCGCTCCTTATGGTTTCTGGAGCAAATACCATTCGCGTTAATTTAAATATCAAGCGTTTTGCCGATAGCCTCGGGTATAATGCATCTTTTTTTATAAGTCAGAAAAGTTTAATAATGACGCTTTATAGAGAAGATTCATCAGACAGTTGCACACGTGTTAAAAACATTCCTGGTCTAGCTTTAAATTTTTCAATAATTTCTGCCATAAGTAAGGTAAGCTGGAAAGCATTACAGCACAATTGGACTTTAGAACAAATTGCTACAGAAATAGAACATATTAAACACGTTAAAAGATACCCAAGACTTTTAGTACTTTTAGCTGTGAGTTTAGCTGGTGCTGGTTTTTGTAATATTTTTAAAGGCGATTATTTAAATATGCTTGTGTCTTTTGTAAGTACATTTACTGGATTAACAGTCCTACAATGGACTCATAAAAAAAATTACAATGTCTATTTACGAATTTTTATAGGCTCGTTTATTGCTTCCTCAATTGCAGCTATAGGTGTAAAATTAGATATTGGAGCAAAACCTGCAACTGCACTCGCAACTTCTGTTTTATATCTAGTCCCTGGAGTACCCTTAATAAATTCTTTTACAGATTTTCTTGACAATAATATTATAAATGGATTAGTTAGATTTACTACAGGTTCTATGATGGTGCTCGCAATAGCATTAGGTCTATTTATTTCGATGTTAATTTTTAATTTAAATTAA
- a CDS encoding DEAD/DEAH box helicase, whose amino-acid sequence MSFKDLHLNRPLLRAIAESGYNAPTLVQEKTIPFVLEGRDVIASAQTGTGKTAAFALPILQLLFDNQDAPKRGKKIKALIVSPTRELAIQIEDNFKKYSTYTNLRSTVIFGGTSIEPQIDILKKGIDILIATPGRLLDLHKQDIVNLDFVETLVLDEADLMLDMGFIDDVKKIERLCPTEKQVLLFSATMPFKVEQLANTILKNPERIEVSPTSSAAKSISQLLFYVPKPKKIELCLHLLRNTITGNMLIFRRTKFGVDKLEKTLVRNGYKVESFHGDKTQSDRQTALNNFKNGDSNILIATDVAARGIDIDHLDAVINFDIPNIPETYVHRIGRTGRAGNTGMSYSFCSADEKAYIKTIQQLIQKEILVEDNHPYPLDPKAKPEVHKKQGGSKHKKGRKSEASKKKKKRWY is encoded by the coding sequence ATGTCGTTTAAAGACTTACACCTAAACAGACCGCTTTTACGTGCTATTGCAGAATCGGGCTATAACGCCCCTACATTGGTTCAAGAAAAAACAATCCCTTTTGTTTTAGAAGGCCGTGATGTAATTGCATCTGCACAGACCGGAACTGGAAAAACAGCTGCTTTTGCTTTACCAATTCTTCAATTATTATTTGATAATCAAGATGCTCCCAAACGCGGCAAAAAAATTAAAGCTCTTATTGTAAGTCCTACTCGAGAATTAGCAATACAAATCGAAGATAATTTTAAAAAGTATAGTACCTATACCAATTTAAGAAGTACGGTAATCTTTGGAGGGACTTCTATTGAACCTCAAATAGATATTTTAAAAAAAGGAATTGACATTTTAATTGCAACTCCTGGCCGTTTACTGGATTTACATAAACAAGATATAGTTAACTTAGACTTTGTAGAAACCTTAGTACTTGATGAAGCCGATTTAATGTTGGATATGGGATTTATAGACGATGTTAAAAAAATTGAACGCTTATGCCCTACAGAGAAACAAGTTTTATTATTTTCGGCAACCATGCCTTTTAAAGTAGAACAATTAGCGAATACTATTTTAAAAAATCCAGAACGTATAGAGGTTTCGCCTACGTCTTCAGCTGCAAAAAGCATATCACAGTTATTATTTTATGTTCCTAAACCTAAAAAAATAGAATTGTGTTTACACTTACTTAGAAATACCATTACAGGTAATATGTTAATTTTTAGACGCACAAAATTTGGTGTAGATAAATTAGAAAAAACGCTCGTTAGAAATGGCTACAAAGTTGAGAGTTTTCATGGCGATAAAACACAAAGCGACAGACAAACTGCATTAAATAATTTTAAAAATGGTGATTCTAATATTTTAATTGCTACAGATGTTGCTGCGCGTGGTATAGATATAGATCATCTAGATGCAGTAATTAATTTCGATATTCCAAACATTCCTGAAACTTACGTTCACCGTATAGGGCGTACAGGACGAGCAGGAAATACAGGTATGTCTTATTCGTTTTGTTCTGCTGACGAAAAAGCTTACATTAAAACAATTCAGCAACTGATACAAAAAGAAATTTTAGTAGAAGACAATCATCCTTATCCATTAGACCCAAAGGCAAAACCAGAAGTGCATAAAAAACAAGGCGGGAGCAAGCATAAAAAAGGCAGGAAATCTGAAGCTTCAAAAAAGAAGAAGAAACGCTGGTATTAA
- a CDS encoding M15 family metallopeptidase yields MKFKIAFIGFLISTMASAQLPKGFVYVKDIVPNIVLDMRYCTDYNFVGMPIYGYHEAVCIATKETADALLAVQKELEPKNLSLKIFDSYRPQEAVNHFIAWAKNVNDTLMKPDFYPNVDKRYLFRDGYIASKSRHSSGSTVDLTIVNTLTGENLDMGSPFDFFGEPSWVAYSNLTAKQKENRMLLQRVMQKHGFRSYSKEWWHFTLREEPFKNQYFNFPVE; encoded by the coding sequence ATGAAATTTAAAATTGCCTTTATCGGTTTTCTTATTAGCACAATGGCGTCTGCGCAGTTGCCAAAAGGATTTGTTTATGTTAAGGATATTGTGCCCAATATAGTGCTAGACATGCGCTATTGTACGGATTATAATTTTGTGGGAATGCCTATTTATGGATATCATGAGGCGGTTTGTATTGCTACTAAAGAAACGGCCGACGCTTTACTAGCGGTACAAAAAGAATTAGAACCTAAAAATTTGTCGCTTAAAATATTTGATTCGTATCGCCCACAAGAAGCAGTTAATCATTTTATAGCATGGGCCAAAAACGTAAATGATACTTTAATGAAACCTGATTTTTACCCCAATGTCGATAAACGCTATTTGTTTAGAGATGGATATATCGCTTCAAAATCTAGACACAGTAGTGGGAGTACAGTAGATTTAACTATTGTAAATACATTGACAGGTGAAAATCTAGATATGGGTTCGCCATTCGACTTTTTTGGCGAACCGTCTTGGGTGGCATATTCTAATTTAACAGCTAAACAAAAAGAAAACAGAATGCTATTACAGCGTGTTATGCAAAAGCATGGATTTAGAAGTTATAGTAAAGAATGGTGGCACTTTACATTAAGAGAAGAGCCTTTTAAAAATCAATATTTCAATTTTCCTGTAGAATAA
- the lpdA gene encoding dihydrolipoyl dehydrogenase, translating to MNSYDVAIIGSGPGGYVAAIRCAQLGMKTAIIEKYSTLGGTCLNVGCIPSKALLDSSHHYDDAIKHFEEHGIEIPGEVKVNLEKMIARKQSVVDQTTGGIDFLMKKNNIDVYQGVGAFKDATHITISGEETVEIEAKNTIIATGSKPSSLPFINIDKERIITSTEALKLKEVPKHLIVIGGGVIGLELGQVYKRLGAEVSVVEYMDRIIPTMDAGLSKELNKVLKKQKFKMNVSHKVKSVERVGDEVIVKADNKKGEEVEFKGDYCLVSVGRRPYTDGLNAEAAGVKLTDRGQIEVNDHLQTSASNIYAIGDVVKGAMLAHKAEEEGVFVAETLAGQKPHIDYNLIPGVVYTWPEVATVGKSEEQLKEAGVEYKVGSFPMRALGRSRASMDLDGFVKVLADKTTDEILGVHMVGARAADMIAEAVVAMEYRASAEDVSRMSHAHPTFTEAIKEAALAATGDRALHV from the coding sequence ATGAATTCATACGATGTAGCCATTATCGGATCAGGACCTGGAGGATATGTAGCAGCGATTCGTTGCGCACAACTAGGCATGAAAACTGCAATAATAGAAAAATATTCAACACTTGGTGGAACGTGTTTAAATGTAGGGTGTATTCCTAGTAAAGCTTTACTAGATTCATCTCACCATTACGATGATGCTATTAAGCATTTTGAAGAACACGGTATTGAAATTCCTGGAGAAGTCAAAGTAAATCTTGAAAAAATGATTGCGCGTAAGCAATCTGTTGTAGATCAAACTACAGGTGGAATTGACTTCTTAATGAAGAAAAACAACATCGATGTATACCAAGGTGTAGGGGCTTTTAAAGATGCCACACATATTACAATTTCTGGAGAAGAAACTGTAGAGATTGAAGCAAAAAACACAATTATTGCTACAGGAAGCAAGCCTTCAAGTTTACCATTTATTAATATCGATAAAGAGCGCATCATTACATCTACAGAGGCTTTAAAACTTAAAGAAGTACCAAAACACTTAATCGTAATTGGTGGAGGTGTTATTGGTTTAGAATTAGGACAAGTTTACAAGCGTCTAGGCGCAGAGGTTTCTGTGGTAGAATATATGGATCGTATTATTCCTACTATGGATGCGGGCTTATCTAAAGAACTTAATAAAGTTTTAAAGAAGCAAAAATTCAAAATGAACGTGTCTCACAAAGTAAAATCTGTAGAGCGCGTTGGTGATGAAGTAATTGTAAAAGCCGATAATAAAAAAGGAGAAGAAGTAGAATTTAAAGGAGACTATTGTTTAGTGTCTGTTGGACGTCGTCCGTATACAGATGGTTTAAATGCTGAAGCTGCTGGTGTGAAACTTACAGACCGCGGACAAATTGAAGTAAACGACCATTTACAAACAAGTGCTTCTAACATTTACGCTATTGGTGATGTTGTAAAAGGTGCGATGTTAGCGCATAAAGCTGAAGAAGAAGGTGTTTTTGTTGCCGAAACTCTAGCCGGACAAAAACCACATATCGATTATAACTTAATTCCGGGTGTAGTTTACACTTGGCCAGAAGTTGCTACTGTAGGTAAATCTGAAGAGCAATTAAAAGAAGCAGGCGTAGAATACAAGGTAGGATCGTTTCCAATGCGTGCTTTAGGTAGAAGTAGAGCAAGTATGGATTTAGACGGATTTGTAAAAGTACTTGCCGATAAAACTACCGATGAAATTTTAGGAGTACATATGGTTGGTGCTCGTGCTGCCGATATGATTGCCGAAGCGGTTGTAGCTATGGAGTACAGAGCTAGTGCAGAAGATGTTTCTAGAATGTCTCACGCACACCCTACATTTACAGAAGCGATTAAAGAAGCAGCTTTAGCTGCAACTGGAGATCGTGCTTTACATGTTTAG
- a CDS encoding DoxX family protein, giving the protein MLYPWHLYLMAAFYIIAGILHFVKPKTYLRIMPNYLPKPKLLVAISGIFEIVLGISICIPVLKQAAIYGIIAMLLVFLLVHVYMLKNEKTAAGIPKWILILRLPMQFVLMYWAYLYLKV; this is encoded by the coding sequence ATGTTGTATCCTTGGCATTTATATCTAATGGCAGCTTTTTATATTATTGCTGGAATTTTACACTTTGTAAAGCCAAAAACCTATTTAAGAATTATGCCAAACTATCTCCCTAAGCCTAAACTACTTGTGGCTATAAGTGGTATTTTTGAAATTGTTTTAGGCATTTCTATCTGTATTCCTGTTTTAAAACAAGCAGCGATTTATGGCATCATTGCTATGCTACTTGTATTTTTATTGGTACATGTTTATATGTTAAAGAATGAAAAAACAGCTGCAGGCATTCCTAAATGGATATTAATATTACGACTACCAATGCAGTTTGTATTAATGTAT